ACGTTGTCCAAATCACCTTGGCTCAAACGCTCTTTTACAGCGCGTTCTACACGAACCAAACCAACTCGGAACTGGTTTTCAGCCATTTCACCTACTGAACGAATACGACGGTTACCGAGGTGGTCGATATCATCGACAACATCTAAACCGTTACGAATTTCGATCAATTTCTTCATCACTTCAACGATGTCTTCCTTCGTTAAAATGCCTGGACCCGTTTGATCATCACGCCCTAAACGACGGTTGAACTTCATGCGACCTACTGTAGAAAGATCGTAACGGTCTTCAGAGAAGAATAGGTTTTCAAATAAGCTTTCAGCTGCGTCTTTAGTGGGCGGCTCGCCCGGACGCATCATGCGGTAAATCTCAACAAGCGCTTCTAAGCGATTGGTTGAACCATCAATACGCATGGTTTCGCTGATGTAAGGACCATGATCGAGGTCGTTTACAAACAACGTTTCAAATTTCTTGAAGCCAGCTTCGCGAAGTGCCGCAAGTGACTCTAGCGTTAATAGACTGTTTGCAGTCGCTGCCACTTCTCCAGTTTTTTTGTTTACGTAATCTTTGGCTAATACCTTATCGATTAAGTAATCCGCTGGAACTTCCATTTCTTTGATATTCAAATCAGTGATTTGTTTGATATGGCGAGCCGTTACACGACGGCCTTTCTCTACAATCACGTCGCCGTCTGGGCTCTTAATATCAAAGAGTGCAGTTTCGCCACGAAGACGCTCTGGAACAAGTTCCATAAAGATCTTATCGCGACGCACTTCAAACTTAGTGGTCTCGAAGAACATTTCGAGAATTTGCTCGTCGGTATACTCAAGCGCACGCAAAATAATGGTAGCTGGCAACTTACGACGGCGATCAATACGCACGAACACGTTGTCTTTCGGGTCAAACTCAAAATCGAGCCATGAACCACGATAAGGAATCACACGTGCGTTATATAAAACTTTACCAGATGAGTGTGTTTTACCACGGTCGTGATCAAAGAACACACCTGGTGAACGGTGTAGCTGAGAAACGATAACACGCTCTGTACCATTGATTACAAAGGTACCGTTGTCAGTCATGAGCGGAATTTCGCCCATGTAAACTTCCTGTTCTTTGATGTTCTTCACCGTGCCTGCCGGTGCATCTTTATCGTACACAACCAAGCGCAGTGTTACGCGTAATGGTGCAGAATAAGTGACGCCACGAATTTGACACTCGTTCACATCGAATACTGGCTCTCCAAGGCGATAGCTGACGTATTGCAGCTCAGTGTTGCCGGAGTAGCTCGCAATTGGGAAGACTGAACGAAACGCCGCTTCAAGACCGTATTGGCCTTCGTCGTCCGCATCAATAAACTTCTTAAAAGAGTCGAGCTGTGTTGAGAGCAAATAAGGAACTTCTAGTACCTGGGGACGTTTCCCGAAGTCCTTACGAATACGTTTTTTTTCAGAGTAGGAGTACGCCATGGGGTTCCTCAGCTAGCTGATTTCTGACCCAAGCTGCCTAATAATGGCAGCAGCCAACAGATCTTGTCACAATCCGTCCGCCTGTGTTTGGTTGTAGGAGCGGGTCAGAACACAGGAAACCGACCCATCCTTTTTAGCGCAAAAAGGCTGGTGATTATAAAATCACCAGCCTAAAGCCTTTTACGGCCTTATTTCAAGTCAAGTGTATTACTTAACTTCAACTTCAGCACCAGCTTCTTCAAGCTCTTTTTTCAGCGCTTCAGCGTCGTCTTTAGATACGCCTTCTTTCACTGCTACTGGAGCTGATTCAACCATTGCTTTTGCTTCTTTCAAGCCAAGACCAGTTGCACTGCGAACCGCTTTGATAGCAGCAACTTTGTTACCGCCAGCAGCTTTCAGGATTACGTCGAACTCAGTCTTTTCTTCAGCTGCAGCAGCGTCACCGCCAGCAGCAGGAGCAGCTACTGCAACAGCAGCAGAAGCGTCAACGCCGAATTTTTCTTCAGCAGCTTCGATCAACTCTACCAATTCCATAACTGGCATTTCAGCGATCGCGTTTAAGATATCTTCTTTAGTCAGAGCCATTTCTCTAAACTCCCGGGTTTAAGTAAATAAAAGTAAATTGTTAAGTCGCTTATTTGGCGTCTTTGATTGCTGACAATACGCGAACGAACTTCGTAGGTACTTCGTTGATAGTACGAACAAACTTCGATACAGGCGCTTTGAATGTCGCAAGCAATTTGGCCAACGCTTCGTCGCGTGTTGGAAGCGATGCTACTGCGTCTAGCTTTTCTGGACCTAATAGGCCAGAACCGATAGAAAGAGCAGTCACTTTCAGGTTTTTGTTTTCCTTGGCGAAATCTTTGAACAGACGCGCTGCTCCACCAGGGGCTTCAATTGAGAAACCATAAACAAGAGGACCTGTCAGTGCCGGATCCATGTCTTCAAACTTAGTGCCTTGAAAAGCGCGTTTTGCTAATGTGTTACGAATAACTTTTACGTAAACACCTTGCTCACGGGCTTTAGCACGAAGCGCAGTCATGTCCGCAACTTCCATACCACGATACTCAGCAACAGCGACGGATAGAGCTTCTGAAGCTACTTCGTTAACTTCTTTAACGATCAGCTTTTTTGCTTCTAAACCTAGTGCCACTAGTATCACCTCGTTTTCAAGGAGTAACGGCAAATGCCATACTCCATCGTTACAATTTGGTGAGTTTGCTTGCGCGCTCTCACCGCTTTGTCACGGTGAATCTCTTACCCAGAGAGTCTGAGTCGGATATCACCATCTGCGCAGGCCCCTCTTATACAAGCAGAAGCGATTAAGTTCTTGCCTCTCGACACGAACGCCTGCGGTCTTGGATGGGAGCCACTTCAACAACTTTATGAGGAGGCGACTCCAACCCTAAAACCTTACTTCAAACGTTTGCTTAAGCGCGTACGTCTAAAGTTGCTTGATCAACGCGAACACCTGCACCCATCGTGGTTGAGAGGCTAACGCGGTTGATGAAAGTACCTTTAGCTGAAGAAGGCTTCGCTTTCTTCAATGCTACTAAAAGTGCTTCTAAGTTTTCTTTCAACTTCACGTCGTCGAAGTCTACGCGACCGATCGTGCAGTGAATAATACCGTTTTTATCGTTACGATAACGTACCTGACCTGCTTTCGCGTTTTGTACCGCTGTTGCAACGTCTGGAGTTACTGTACCAGTTTTTGGGTTTGGCATCAGGCCACGTGGACCTAAGATTTGACCTAACTGACCAACAACGCGCATTGCATCAGGAGAAGCAATCACCACGTCGAAGTTCATCTCGCCTTTTTTAACTTGCTCTGCGAGGTCTTCCATACCCACAAGATCAGCACCGGCAGCTTTCGCCTTGTCTACGTTTGCACCTGAAGTGAAAACAGCAACGCGAACGTCACGGCCAGTTCCGTTTGGCAACACAGTTGCGCCACGAACGTTTTGATCTGATTTACGAGCGTCGATGCCGAGATTTACTGCAACGTCAACGCTTTCAGTGAATTTTGCTGTCGCAAGCTTTTTCAATAAAGCAATCGCTTCATTGATTTCGTAATCGCGCGAGTTATCAACTGCTTCGCGAATCGCTTTCATACGCTTAGTTAAACGTGCCATGACTTACCCCTCTACCTTCAAACCCATTGAACGAGCAGAACCTGCGATAGTACGCACAGCAGCGTCTAGGTCGGCAGCAGTCAAATCTGGTTCTTTGGTTTTCGCGATTTCTTCCAATTGAGCACGTGTCACAGTACCGACTTTCTCAGTATTTGGACGGCCTGAACCACTCTTAATACCTGCAGCTTTCTTCAACAAGAAAGACGCTGGCGGAGTTTTCGTGATGAACGTAAACGAACGATCTTCGAAAACAGTGATTTCAACTGGAACTGGAGCACCTTTTTCAAGGCTGTCTGTTTGCGCGTTAAACGCTTTACAGAATTCCATAATATTCACACCGTGTTGACCCAATGCAGGACCGACCGGTGGCGAAGGGTTTGCCGCACCAGCTGCTACTTGCAACTTGATGATGGCGGAGACTTTCTTAGCCATGATAAAAACCTCTGTTTAAGGGTGAAACGCCTCGTAAGCCAAGAGGAGACTTACTCAAACGGCTACCCATTCATAAAAACGGACGCGGATTGTATAGGAATCCGCCACCTTGATCAACCTTTTTCGACTTGGCTAAAATCCAAATCGACTGGCGTTGAACGGCCAAAAATTGAAACCGATACTTTCATGCGACTCTTTTCGTAGTCGACTTCTTCTACCGTACCGTTAAAGTCGGCGAATGGACCATCGGTAACACGTACCATTTCACCCGGCTCGAACAATGTCTTCGGACGCGGTTTGTCGGCCGATTCAGTTAAGCGGTTCAAAATTGCGTCCGCTTCCTTTTGCGTAATAGGTGCTGGGCGTTCTGCAGTTCCGCCGATAAAGCCAAGTACCCGTGGCGTGCTCTTCACTAGGTGCCAAGTTTGGTCGTCCATTGACATTTCAACTAGCACATACCCTGGGAAAAATTTGCGTTCACTCTTCCGCTTTTGCGTACCACGCATTTCTACCACTTCTTCGGTTGGCACGAGAATTTGACCGAAACGGTCTTCCATTCCATGCAACTTGATTTGTTCTTGCAAAATTTTTGCAACGCGGCCTTCATAACCTGAGAAAGCTTGAACTACATACCAACGTTTTTTTGCTTCTTCTGCCATTTTTGCTCTCCCAGCTTAATTAAACTGATACGCCGGTTGCGAAACCAACGACGCGCACAAGAATAC
This genomic interval from Idiomarinaceae bacterium HL-53 contains the following:
- a CDS encoding LSU ribosomal protein L12P, producing MALTKEDILNAIAEMPVMELVELIEAAEEKFGVDASAAVAVAAPAAGGDAAAAEEKTEFDVILKAAGGNKVAAIKAVRSATGLGLKEAKAMVESAPVAVKEGVSKDDAEALKKELEEAGAEVEVK
- a CDS encoding LSU ribosomal protein L10P; its protein translation is MPLLLENEVILVALGLEAKKLIVKEVNEVASEALSVAVAEYRGMEVADMTALRAKAREQGVYVKVIRNTLAKRAFQGTKFEDMDPALTGPLVYGFSIEAPGGAARLFKDFAKENKNLKVTALSIGSGLLGPEKLDAVASLPTRDEALAKLLATFKAPVSKFVRTINEVPTKFVRVLSAIKDAK
- a CDS encoding LSU ribosomal protein L1P, translated to MARLTKRMKAIREAVDNSRDYEINEAIALLKKLATAKFTESVDVAVNLGIDARKSDQNVRGATVLPNGTGRDVRVAVFTSGANVDKAKAAGADLVGMEDLAEQVKKGEMNFDVVIASPDAMRVVGQLGQILGPRGLMPNPKTGTVTPDVATAVQNAKAGQVRYRNDKNGIIHCTIGRVDFDDVKLKENLEALLVALKKAKPSSAKGTFINRVSLSTTMGAGVRVDQATLDVRA
- a CDS encoding LSU ribosomal protein L11P yields the protein MAKKVSAIIKLQVAAGAANPSPPVGPALGQHGVNIMEFCKAFNAQTDSLEKGAPVPVEITVFEDRSFTFITKTPPASFLLKKAAGIKSGSGRPNTEKVGTVTRAQLEEIAKTKEPDLTAADLDAAVRTIAGSARSMGLKVEG
- a CDS encoding transcription antitermination protein nusG, which translates into the protein MAEEAKKRWYVVQAFSGYEGRVAKILQEQIKLHGMEDRFGQILVPTEEVVEMRGTQKRKSERKFFPGYVLVEMSMDDQTWHLVKSTPRVLGFIGGTAERPAPITQKEADAILNRLTESADKPRPKTLFEPGEMVRVTDGPFADFNGTVEEVDYEKSRMKVSVSIFGRSTPVDLDFSQVEKG